The Deinococcus aerophilus genome has a segment encoding these proteins:
- the galT gene encoding galactose-1-phosphate uridylyltransferase — DGRALTLYGLAPIVVTSEIPSPSPEPVDARPVMRWHPLRGEWVMYATHRMGRTFLPPPEYNPLAPTSDPAHPTELPRGTYDLAVFENRFPSLTLNAPDPQGGPAGTRAGVGACEVVVFSQDATGRLADLSDAQMQLLLDVWADRTTRLAATGKIKSVLAFENRGVEVGVTLHHPHGQIYAYDHVPPVAGRMLTHAQVHHEQTGRAWLADFVTDERAAGERIVRDEGEALSVVPPFARYTYETWILPARPVSLLSELTVEERAAFARVLKDALLRLDALFGVRMPYLLTVHQAPLDAAHPEFPLHIELYPYLRAPGRMKYLAGTEQGAGEFANDKLPEMAAAELRGLQLEEVRLEHL; from the coding sequence GATGGCCGCGCGCTGACGCTGTACGGCTTGGCGCCCATCGTGGTCACGTCCGAGATTCCCAGCCCCAGCCCGGAGCCGGTCGACGCCCGCCCAGTGATGCGCTGGCACCCCCTGCGCGGCGAGTGGGTCATGTACGCCACGCACCGCATGGGCCGCACCTTCCTGCCTCCACCCGAATACAATCCCCTCGCGCCGACTTCGGACCCGGCGCACCCGACCGAGTTGCCACGCGGCACCTACGACCTCGCGGTCTTCGAGAACCGCTTTCCCAGCCTGACCCTGAACGCCCCCGATCCCCAGGGTGGCCCCGCCGGCACCCGGGCGGGCGTGGGGGCGTGCGAGGTCGTGGTCTTCAGCCAGGACGCGACGGGGCGGCTGGCCGACCTGAGCGACGCTCAGATGCAGCTGTTGCTGGACGTCTGGGCCGACCGGACCACGCGGCTGGCCGCCACGGGAAAGATCAAGAGCGTGCTGGCCTTCGAGAACCGCGGCGTGGAGGTGGGCGTGACGCTGCACCATCCCCACGGCCAGATCTATGCCTACGACCACGTCCCGCCCGTGGCGGGACGCATGCTGACCCACGCCCAGGTCCATCACGAACAGACCGGGCGGGCGTGGCTGGCCGACTTCGTGACTGATGAGCGGGCAGCGGGTGAGCGCATCGTGCGCGACGAGGGTGAGGCACTGAGTGTAGTGCCACCGTTCGCGCGCTACACCTACGAGACGTGGATTCTTCCGGCACGGCCCGTTTCGCTGCTGTCTGAATTGACTGTGGAGGAACGCGCTGCCTTCGCCCGCGTCCTGAAAGACGCCCTGCTGCGCCTGGACGCGCTGTTTGGTGTGCGGATGCCGTACCTGCTGACGGTGCATCAAGCGCCGCTTGATGCAGCCCACCCCGAGTTTCCATTGCACATCGAGCTGTACCCGTACCTGCGGGCACCGGGCCGCATGAAGTATCTGGCGGGCACCGAACAGGGCGCGGGCGAGTTCGCCAACGACAAACTGCCGGAAATGGCGGCGGCAGAACTGCGCGGCCTGCAACTGGAGGAGGTGAGGCTTGAACACCTTTGA